The Conexivisphaera calida genome includes a region encoding these proteins:
- a CDS encoding pyrimidine dimer DNA glycosylase/endonuclease V: MRLWSINFRYLDGMGLVALWRESLLARAVLEGRTVGYRRHPQLLRFREYRDPLAAINTYLYYVHRESINRGYRFDGSRIDAGRVDLGIKIPVTQGQLDYELALLRRKLAVRSPEFHESLRGIVRAEPNDLFVSVPGDVEGWERVRPELRGTAPRGDDEAL, translated from the coding sequence GTGAGGCTCTGGTCGATCAACTTCAGGTACCTGGACGGGATGGGCCTCGTGGCCCTCTGGAGGGAGTCCCTGCTCGCCAGGGCCGTCCTGGAGGGTCGCACCGTCGGATACAGGCGGCACCCGCAGCTTCTGAGGTTCAGGGAATATCGCGACCCGCTGGCCGCCATAAACACGTACCTCTACTACGTGCACAGGGAGTCGATCAACAGGGGCTACAGATTCGACGGGAGCAGGATAGACGCGGGCAGGGTGGACTTGGGGATCAAGATACCGGTCACCCAGGGCCAGCTGGACTACGAGCTGGCGCTCCTCAGGCGCAAATTGGCTGTTCGGTCGCCCGAGTTCCACGAGTCGCTCAGGGGAATCGTGCGCGCGGAGCCCAACGATCTCTTCGTCTCCGTCCCCGGGGACGTGGAGGGCTGGGAGAGGGTCAGGCCCGAGCTCAGGGGCACCGCGCCCCGCGGGGACGATGAAGCACTATAA
- a CDS encoding NAD-dependent deacylase, translated as MSASGPDRGIEELARWISGSRCTVALTGAGISTASGLPDFRGPSGIWRRIDSSRFEIDALYEDPDWVWRMFVEHFLPDADLRPNPAHTALAELESMGRLCAVITQNVDGLHQRAGSSRVIELHGSSAHATCMSCGHRVEISAAVAQVRSTGRSPRCPSCGGLLRPDVIFFGEPLPAEALSDAMDYAAGSDVFMAIGTSLTVSPANTLPLRAKLNGAKLAILNGEETEMDDEADLVIRGRVEELLPRLVQEVRRLAVE; from the coding sequence GTGTCCGCGTCCGGGCCGGATCGGGGGATCGAGGAGCTGGCCAGGTGGATATCCGGCTCCAGGTGCACAGTGGCGCTGACGGGCGCCGGGATATCGACGGCGAGCGGGCTCCCGGACTTCAGGGGCCCCTCCGGGATCTGGAGGAGGATCGACTCCTCCAGGTTCGAGATAGACGCGCTCTACGAGGACCCCGACTGGGTGTGGCGCATGTTCGTCGAGCACTTCCTGCCCGACGCCGACCTCAGGCCGAACCCGGCGCACACCGCGCTCGCCGAGCTCGAGTCCATGGGGAGGCTCTGCGCCGTGATCACGCAGAACGTGGACGGCCTCCACCAGAGGGCCGGCAGCTCCAGGGTCATAGAGCTCCACGGTTCATCGGCGCACGCCACCTGCATGTCCTGCGGCCACAGGGTGGAGATCTCGGCCGCGGTCGCCCAGGTGAGGTCCACCGGCAGATCCCCCAGGTGCCCGTCCTGCGGGGGCCTCCTGCGGCCCGACGTGATCTTCTTCGGGGAGCCGCTCCCCGCGGAGGCGCTCTCCGACGCCATGGACTACGCGGCCGGCTCGGACGTCTTCATGGCGATAGGGACCTCCCTCACCGTCTCCCCCGCGAACACCCTCCCGCTCAGGGCCAAGCTCAACGGCGCGAAGCTCGCGATACTGAACGGCGAGGAGACCGAGATGGACGACGAGGCCGACCTGGTGATAAGGGGCAGGGTCGAGGAGCTCCTCCCCCGCCTGGTTCAGGAGGTCCGCCGCCTGGCCGTCGAGTGA
- a CDS encoding DNA repair protein, whose product MDVPREVLRRIELVKDSLLPAYEWYPSDPESPRWWGGLGSAEEIAISAVLVQLSRWSSALASLEELRRRGLLDLDALADADPEEVAGLIRRSGMPGEKARRIVDLARAVRGRPGGLCGGDRELLLSIRGIGRETADGILLFGCNRLIWPASRLSVRVLSRVGMEVRGGYEAWRAAVEGSLPRDLYAYKLMHAGLVSVARANCALGNPRCDGCPLSDICAHSTARRRTS is encoded by the coding sequence GTGGACGTACCGCGGGAGGTGCTCCGCAGGATAGAGCTGGTGAAGGACTCGCTCCTCCCGGCATACGAGTGGTACCCCTCGGATCCCGAGTCCCCGAGGTGGTGGGGAGGGCTGGGGAGCGCCGAGGAGATAGCGATCTCGGCCGTGCTGGTGCAGCTCTCCCGCTGGAGCTCGGCGCTCGCGTCGCTGGAGGAGCTGAGGCGCCGCGGCCTCCTCGACCTCGATGCGCTGGCGGACGCGGACCCGGAGGAGGTGGCCGGGCTCATAAGGAGGTCGGGCATGCCCGGGGAGAAGGCCCGGAGGATAGTGGACCTGGCCAGGGCCGTCAGGGGGAGGCCCGGGGGCCTGTGCGGCGGCGACAGGGAACTCCTCCTCTCGATCAGGGGGATAGGGAGGGAGACCGCGGACGGGATACTGCTCTTCGGGTGCAACAGGCTCATCTGGCCGGCGAGCAGGCTGAGCGTCCGCGTGCTCTCCAGGGTGGGAATGGAGGTCAGGGGTGGGTACGAGGCGTGGAGGGCCGCGGTCGAGGGATCGCTGCCGCGCGACCTCTACGCGTACAAGCTCATGCACGCGGGGCTCGTGAGCGTGGCGAGGGCGAACTGCGCACTCGGGAACCCCAGGTGCGACGGATGTCCACTCTCGGACATCTGCGCTCACTCGACGGCCAGGCGGCGGACCTCCTGA
- a CDS encoding MFS transporter, giving the protein MNIGERERATTLGGLLYLRNGGRGDAGYELRATVAAILGYMLDGMDTMVLSLTLTALGAAFALSSAEQGLLGFVLTGGMVVGGYTFGILADRFGRVRTFTYSILIYSVFTALTAAATGYPWLLVTRFLSGVGTGAEYGIGMTLMSEAFRAKWRGMGSTFVSMGWTVGVVIATVLALLLMPLYGWRAMYLIGVLPALLAAYVRWRIPESPMWVERVRMEGGSGGGKDDGKGRGKGAGIPLRDLFSRGYLRFTAVFLVIAIVAEMGYWGIMIWLPSALLTEYHVAFTRTIYILLATDGMVLLGMLVFGLISDIVGRRVAISAGFIGMTLSVAYFAMSRTASQVLVASLLTGFFVNSYFTIFGALFSEPYPTHARSTAVNFIFNTGRGFGGIAPLLVGILAPAFRISGVIGMFSLLFVVAAIAIWAVPETRGIQLR; this is encoded by the coding sequence ATGAATATCGGGGAGCGCGAGCGCGCCACGACGCTCGGAGGGTTACTCTACCTACGGAACGGGGGACGCGGGGACGCGGGGTACGAGCTCAGGGCCACGGTCGCCGCGATCCTGGGGTACATGCTCGACGGCATGGACACCATGGTGCTATCCCTCACCCTCACGGCGCTGGGCGCGGCGTTCGCCCTCAGCTCCGCGGAGCAGGGCCTCCTGGGCTTCGTGCTCACGGGCGGCATGGTGGTCGGCGGCTACACGTTCGGGATCCTCGCGGACAGGTTCGGCAGGGTGCGCACCTTCACGTACTCGATCCTGATATACTCCGTCTTCACGGCGCTCACCGCCGCGGCGACGGGATATCCCTGGCTCCTGGTGACCAGGTTCCTGAGCGGGGTCGGGACGGGCGCCGAGTACGGGATAGGAATGACACTGATGTCGGAGGCGTTCCGCGCCAAGTGGAGGGGCATGGGCTCCACGTTCGTCTCCATGGGCTGGACCGTCGGCGTGGTCATCGCGACCGTCCTCGCGCTCCTCCTGATGCCCCTCTACGGGTGGAGGGCCATGTACCTCATAGGCGTGCTGCCCGCGCTCCTCGCGGCCTACGTCAGGTGGAGGATCCCCGAGTCCCCGATGTGGGTCGAGAGGGTGAGGATGGAGGGCGGGAGTGGGGGTGGAAAGGACGATGGGAAGGGCAGGGGAAAGGGCGCCGGCATTCCCCTCAGGGACCTCTTCTCGAGGGGTTACCTGAGGTTCACCGCCGTCTTCCTCGTGATAGCGATAGTCGCGGAGATGGGCTACTGGGGGATCATGATCTGGCTGCCGTCCGCGCTCCTGACCGAGTACCACGTGGCGTTCACCAGGACGATATACATCCTCCTCGCGACCGACGGGATGGTCCTCCTCGGGATGCTCGTCTTCGGCCTCATCTCGGACATCGTGGGCAGGAGGGTCGCCATAAGCGCCGGGTTCATAGGGATGACCCTCTCCGTGGCGTACTTCGCAATGTCGAGGACGGCGTCCCAGGTCCTCGTTGCGTCCCTTCTCACCGGGTTCTTCGTCAACTCCTACTTCACGATCTTCGGGGCGCTCTTCTCGGAGCCCTATCCGACCCACGCCAGGTCCACCGCGGTCAACTTCATCTTCAACACGGGGAGGGGATTCGGCGGCATCGCGCCCCTCCTGGTCGGGATCCTGGCCCCGGCCTTCCGCATCTCCGGCGTCATAGGGATGTTCTCCCTCCTCTTCGTGGTCGCGGCCATCGCGATATGGGCGGTGCCCGAGACCAGGGGGATCCAGCTGCGCTGA
- a CDS encoding gamma-glutamyltransferase family protein, which produces MKPPFISRRGVVASEHPYASMAALGVLEEGGNAVDAAVAISFTLAVSQPALNGLGGDFMATVLRGGRTTFVNGSGWAPRRLTVEMVRGELGLGSIPRYGPLSAVVPGMVDGVHAMWRKFGSMEWGGLLSSAIRRAREGLPASPALRAAVESIDGSYSDANTKRIYSAGRWERVDLSGLAATIEGIAEHGPEFFYRDVGAAIADYVSSLGGVMEPDDFSEYRAEVSGTVSCTYRGYTVHESPPNSQGITTLLILRELEERGRGRGGAVGPREMLEAYARAYSLRDRYVADPRFVEVPVEELLSGGVEGGSTARSTGGGDTTNFVVADSGGMVVSGIQSLYHGFGSRVTEPSHQVTLNNRASDFSMEGPNRVEPRKRPLHTLSSVIVTRDGEPFVALGTSGGHFRPQQHALLIVNMVDRGMDVVEAVDSPRFLWDGSSVIAEEGADTGGIDARRIPYPGSTGVAHAIQFRGADRIAHADPRGEGLALGELD; this is translated from the coding sequence GTGAAGCCTCCGTTCATATCCAGGAGGGGCGTGGTGGCGAGCGAGCACCCGTACGCGTCGATGGCGGCCCTCGGGGTCCTGGAGGAGGGAGGAAACGCGGTGGACGCGGCCGTGGCGATCTCGTTCACGCTGGCGGTCTCGCAGCCCGCGCTCAACGGGCTCGGGGGCGACTTCATGGCCACGGTCCTCCGGGGGGGTCGCACGACGTTCGTGAACGGGAGCGGGTGGGCGCCGCGCAGGCTCACGGTGGAGATGGTCCGCGGTGAGCTGGGGCTGGGCTCCATCCCCAGGTACGGCCCGCTCTCCGCCGTCGTCCCCGGGATGGTGGACGGCGTCCACGCGATGTGGAGGAAGTTCGGCTCGATGGAGTGGGGGGGCCTGCTCTCGTCCGCGATCCGGAGGGCGCGCGAGGGCCTCCCGGCGTCCCCGGCGCTCAGGGCGGCGGTCGAGTCCATTGATGGATCGTACAGCGACGCCAACACGAAGAGGATCTACTCGGCGGGGCGCTGGGAGCGCGTGGACCTCTCGGGCCTGGCGGCGACGATCGAGGGGATAGCGGAGCACGGCCCGGAGTTCTTCTACCGCGACGTGGGGGCCGCGATCGCCGACTACGTGTCGTCGCTCGGAGGGGTGATGGAGCCGGACGACTTCTCGGAGTACCGCGCCGAGGTCTCGGGGACCGTAAGCTGCACCTACAGGGGGTACACGGTCCACGAGTCGCCCCCGAACAGCCAGGGGATAACCACGCTCTTGATACTGAGGGAGCTGGAGGAGAGGGGGAGGGGGAGGGGAGGAGCGGTGGGGCCGCGCGAGATGCTGGAGGCGTACGCGAGGGCGTACTCGCTGAGGGACAGGTACGTGGCGGACCCCAGGTTCGTGGAGGTCCCGGTGGAGGAGCTCCTCTCAGGGGGAGTGGAGGGGGGGTCGACGGCGAGGTCGACGGGAGGCGGGGACACCACGAACTTCGTGGTCGCGGATTCCGGCGGGATGGTGGTCTCGGGGATACAGAGCCTGTACCACGGGTTCGGGTCCAGGGTCACGGAGCCCTCCCACCAGGTGACGCTGAACAACAGGGCGAGCGACTTCTCCATGGAGGGGCCGAATCGCGTGGAGCCGAGGAAGAGGCCGCTGCACACGCTCTCGTCCGTCATAGTCACGAGGGACGGTGAGCCGTTCGTCGCCCTGGGGACGAGCGGAGGACACTTCAGGCCGCAGCAGCACGCCCTGCTGATAGTGAACATGGTGGATCGGGGCATGGACGTCGTGGAGGCCGTGGACTCCCCCAGGTTCCTCTGGGACGGCAGCTCCGTGATCGCGGAGGAGGGGGCAGACACGGGGGGCATAGACGCCAGGAGGATCCCGTACCCGGGGAGCACGGGGGTCGCGCACGCGATCCAGTTCCGCGGGGCCGACAGGATAGCTCACGCGGATCCGCGCGGGGAGGGACTGGCGCTCGGGGAGCTCGACTGA
- a CDS encoding molybdopterin-dependent oxidoreductase, giving the protein MGLPPGQRWVRRFIRYSALPPPEVDIERYRLRVADVELSYGELLGMIDFRGRMDFHCVTGWSVAGVEMEGITFRGLGRIAEPRGRYALFTSLEGYTSIVPIEDYLKGILLLRIDGRPLSYEEGFPARPFFEHLYAWKSAKWLRSIDFLNDYVDGYWEARGYHERGNVWLEERFKGSGGGRHLARSPMRPEVPGGGR; this is encoded by the coding sequence ATGGGGCTTCCCCCCGGCCAGAGGTGGGTCAGGAGGTTCATCCGCTACTCGGCGCTCCCCCCGCCGGAGGTGGACATCGAGCGCTACAGGCTCCGCGTGGCGGACGTGGAGCTGAGCTACGGGGAGCTGCTCGGGATGATCGACTTCAGGGGCAGGATGGACTTCCACTGCGTCACGGGGTGGAGCGTCGCCGGCGTGGAGATGGAGGGCATAACGTTCAGGGGGCTGGGCCGGATCGCGGAGCCCCGCGGCAGGTACGCGTTATTCACCTCGCTGGAGGGCTACACATCAATAGTCCCAATCGAGGACTACCTGAAGGGAATACTCCTCCTGAGGATCGACGGCAGGCCGCTGTCGTACGAGGAGGGATTCCCCGCGAGGCCGTTCTTCGAACACCTCTACGCGTGGAAGTCCGCCAAGTGGCTCCGGAGCATAGACTTCCTCAACGACTACGTGGACGGCTACTGGGAGGCCAGGGGGTACCACGAGCGCGGGAACGTCTGGCTGGAGGAGCGCTTCAAGGGCTCCGGGGGAGGGAGGCACCTCGCGAGGTCCCCCATGCGCCCGGAGGTCCCCGGCGGCGGGCGCTAG